One Coccinella septempunctata chromosome 8, icCocSept1.1, whole genome shotgun sequence genomic window carries:
- the LOC123318288 gene encoding uncharacterized protein LOC123318288 encodes MCPSRPSYAQLLSNRVRWMLRGEKLSRAELESIKTSCYPLEIPEEQNSIAEETNRRRSSLRMRQSGLYVRSEQAETIEQQFLENLMKFSGMNPESRPKIPRLQHSKLILETMKSLNSVIPRHLGEVDTLTELVDVVYAGAVTICEFHGKKINENAAQRLNNPPPWKRRLEQKIVLIRRKIGKLHTYLHSPNPSNKVIKAARKTASEYRIKRRDPEFKEKIWVLCDNLKQKIRALGSRIRRYNERVTRHKNNKLFFQNQKKFFRDLEQGSTEGGDRLELGAAEEYWGEVWSKKTTYDRNMPWIQEAESRIPTTQMEEINIEGSDIADVLKGSNNWATPGCDNLHNYWWKHFTSVHEILSILLKRSLSDPTLLPSYFTQGQTYLILKGGDPKNPENYRPITCLPAVYKILTAIVTKHLNKHLRTHNLMAPEQGGGRIRTKGSKELLVVDYIITKQARKKLRNISVAWVDYRKAFDSVPHSWLLKVLRMHGIDEKVINLLEFLMRTWRTSLFVHNGDEMRGSKNIEINRGVFQGDTLSAVWFCMALNPLSMLLRNTIYGYVIDKPRQVRVNHSLYIDDLKLYGANSDQLKRLLEIVSQFSDSIGMSFGVEKCATLEVIRGKVQAPNFETTLMNQTVIPSLGVGDSYKYLGIKQALDIQTSEMKDFFRQRLLKRVTILLKSKLNARSLFTAINIWAIPTITYSFGVLTWSTTELKEMDRALRSLLVKFGVHHPHSSVIRLYLPRQQGGRGLLNLEDVHRANITSLRNYFLKKNSPFFQAIREADRNLSPLRLSEPDVQCTDQSMQQLIEEWGAMALHGRYPGCLKGEHVNKMESLTYLRAGYLYPETEGRLLAIQDQVMPTRMYQRHIAKLDIPSDRCRKCSQAPETIQHVTSSCPILAPREYLERHNNMAKIYHQKIALNLGLLQDVTPNHLYVPRTLIESARYKLYWDSALVTDRSVMHNRPDIALFDNDRRTCMLIEFTIPADDNITRAYTEKITKYGDLAFQLKEMYDLSKISILPLIMSTNGIVEAHLPENTRRLCLELDVISTSQKQVILSTTRIVRRFLQGF; translated from the coding sequence ATGTGTCCGAGCAGACCCTCATATGCTCAACTGTTATCTAATAGGGTGAGATGGATGCTACGGGGAGAAAAACTGTCCCGAGCCGAGTTGGAAAGCATCAAAACTAGTTGCTATCCACTCGAGATACCAGAAGAACAGAACTCGATAGCTGAGGAAACCAACCGGCGTAGATCATCGCTGAGGATGAGACAAAGCGGACTTTATGTGAGGAGTGAGCAGGCTGAGACGATCGAACAACAGTTCCTCGAGAACCTCATGAAATTTTCTGGTATGAATCCTGAAAGTAGACCGAAGATACCACGGTTGCAGCACTCAAAGCTGATCTTGGAAACGATGAAATCTTTGAACTCGGTGATTCCTAGACATCTCGGAGAGGTTGACACGCTTACTGAACTGGTTGATGTTGTATATGCCGGAGCTGTTACGATCTGTGAATTtcatgggaaaaaaattaatgaaaacgcGGCTCAGAGACTGAATAACCCCCCTCCTTGGAAGAGACGCCTGGAACAGAAGATCGTTTTGATAAGAAGAAAAATAGGAAAACTCCATACTTACCTCCATTCACCAAATCCATCGAACAAGGTGATCAAAGCTGCCAGGAAAACGGCCTCCGAATATAGGATAAAACGGAGAGATCCGGAGTTCAAGGAAAAAATCTGGGTGCTCTGTGATAATCTGAAACAAAAGATCAGAGCATTAGGTAGTCGCATAAGACGGTACAATGAGAGAGTCACAAGACACAAAAATAATAAGTTGTTCTTTCAAaaccaaaaaaagtttttcaggGACCTTGAACAGGGAAGTACCGAGGGGGGTGATCGACTTGAGCTTGGGGCAGCTGAGGAATACTGGGGTGAAGTTTGGTCTAAAAAGACCACATATGATCGAAATATGCCTTGGATACAAGAAGCTGAATCCAGGATCCCAACAACTCAAATGGAAGAAATTAACATCGAGGGGTCTGATATAGCAGACGTACTGAAGGGTTCTAATAACTGGGCAACTCCAGGATGCGATAATTTGCACAACTATTGGTGGAAACATTTCACCAGTGTCCACGAGATATTGTCGATACTGCTTAAAAGATCCCTTTCAGACCCCACTCTCCTCCCAAGTTACTTCACTCAGGGCCAAACATATTTGATTCTGAAGGGTGGAGAtccaaaaaatcctgaaaattaTCGCCCAATAACATGCCTCCCTGCAGTGTATAAAATATTGACAGCGATCGTCACGAAACACCTGAATAAGCACCTACGAACACATAATCTTATGGCCCCTGAGCAAGGGGGTGGGCGAATAAGAACTAAAGGCTCCAAGGAACTCCTGGTTGTagactatataatcacaaagcAGGCACGTAAGAAACTGAGAAATATTTCGGTCGCGTGGGTGGACTATCGCAAAGCCTTTGACTCGGTACCCCACTCCTGGCTGCTGAAAGTTCTTCGGATGCATGGCATCGATGAGAAGGTCATCAATCTCTTGGAGTTTCTGATGCGTACCTGGAGAACCTCCCTCTTCGTTCATAATGGAGATGAGATGAGAGGATCCAAGAATATTGAGATAAACCGGGGTGTTTTTCAAGGCGACACTCTTAGTGCGGTGTGGTTCTGTATGGCTCTCAATCCTCTAAGTATGCTACTCAGGAATACAATTTACGGATATGTCATTGACAAGCCTAGACAAGTCCGAGTCAACCATAGTCTGTATATTGATGATCTCAAATTGTATGGGGCCAACTCTGATCAGCTTAAAAGACTTCTGGAAATAGTCTCACAGTTCAGCGACTCGATCGGCATGAGCTTTGGAGTTGAGAAGTGTGCAACTTTGGAAGTGATACGCGGAAAAGTCCAAGCcccgaattttgaaacaacttTGATGAATCAGACTGTAATACCTTCTTTGGGCGTAGGTGATTCATACAAATACCTGGGAATCAAACAAGCTCTAGATATTCAAACATCGGAAATGAAAGATTTCTTCAGGCAGAGACTACTCAAAAGAGTTACCATCCTTCTGAAGTCGAAATTAAACGCTCGATCACTTTTCACTGCCATCAATATCTGGGCAATACCCACGATCACTTACTCTTTCGGGGTTCTGACTTGGTCAACGACTGAACTCAAAGAAATGGATAGAGCGCTAAGATCCCTGCTGGTAAAGTTTGGAGTCCATCATCCCCACTCATCGGTAATACGCCTATATCTGCCACGCCAACAGGGGGGCAGAGGCTTGCTAAACTTAGAGGATGTCCACAGGGCAAACATAACATCACTGAGGAATTATTTTCTTAAAAAGAACTCACCTTTTTTCCAGGCGATTCGTGAGGCGGACCGAAACCTGTCACCATTGAGATTGTCGGAACCGGATGTTCAATGCACTGACCAATCAATGCAACAGCTTATCGAGGAGTGGGGTGCCATGGCCTTACATGGGCGATATCCTGGATGCCTGAAGGGAGAGCATGTTAATAAAATGGAGTCTCTGACTTACCTGCGAGCCGGATACTTATATCCAGAAACTGAAGGTAGACTCCTGGCAATACAGGATCAAGTTATGCCAACCAGAATGTACCAAAGGCACATTGCTAAGCTGGACATACCATCTGACCGATGTCGTAAGTGCTCCCAGGCACCTGAAACTATACAACATGTTACGTCTTCTTGCCCCATTTTGGCGCCGAGAGAATACCTTGAAAGACATAACAACATGGCAAAAATCTATCATCAGAAAATAGCACTGAATCTGGGGTTACTCCAGGATGTAACTCCGAACCATCTATATGTCCCAAGAACATTAATTGAAAGTGCACGATACAAACTATACTGGGACTCGGCGCTGGTGACGGACAGAAGCGTAATGCATAATAGACCCGACATAGCGCTTTTCGATAATGACAGGAGGACGTGCATGTTGATAGAGTTCACAATCCCAGCTGATGATAACATCACAAGAGCATACACCGAAAAAATAACGAAATATGGTGACCTGGCGTTTCAGCTGAAGGAGATGTATGATCTGAGCAAGATTAGTATTCTTCCGTTAATAATGTCGACCAATGGAATAGTTGAGGCACACCTACCTGAGAACACCAGGAGATTATGTTTGGAGCTAGATGTCATCTCTACTTCCCAGAAGCAGGTCATCTTGAGTACAACTAGAATTGTTCGGAGGTTTCTACAAGGTTTTTGA
- the LOC123318290 gene encoding uncharacterized protein LOC123318290, with protein sequence MNLSLINAYYKVTEGETQTKKYAEKLVELWTENYPDKIFTGKHLVAQVKNIKTRKLLSPDELEMIKAESIRKSPVKAINNIRRSIHRRSLNLQQDSSQQQQNSSQQQQESNTQQEGTNIQSQHERIEDDETTLEILTMFQAADLEWNGVEITRRPRITKLTNSKDTTTMMKAIDEALDRTFSNSTNLEDLCHKVYCAATVANMIQPTKTTNPKITHQQRNNKPPWEERIEKKITNIRREIGVIHSYLNTTKPSKKLEKKVQKYADRRKLKKSDDKYHQHLKVHMETMKQKIAALGSRMRRYHKRTQRHRENNLFTNNQKEFFRSLDEQQKHPEDIPPKPTEMQEYWSNIWSRSEVHNKDAPWIKTLIEEQTDLEEMAPITITTEDVNNTIRRMKNWTTPGVDNIHNYWWKSLKSTHKVLARLFQESLQSPESIPKYFTQGATCMLPKTEKLSDPKNYRPITCLPSAYKILTSTIGFKIVTHLKNNKLLAWEQNGCNKNGRGAKELLVIDNAITKQARKRLKNLSMAWIDYRKAFDSVPHTWLLQVLQIYKINPRAIQLLKHLMTTWRTKLTVKHETLSYQTGEIRIARGIFQGDSFSPSWFCAAMNPISSMLNRSAYGYAIDSNTILSHLFYVDDLKLFARGRKQLEGELELVRKFSGDIGMSLGLEKCAVVEVKRGKLVRQQNIKLGDGREIRSLGVEDSYKYLGIQQTYEIRQQENKRETESELLRRTRKILGTQLSAKNIITAINMWAVPAFTYTAGVLSWSKTDLQRIDQKIRTTLTKHGLLHPNSAVERIYLPRRTGGRGLSSLEDTCQREERNIIDYFRKRNNPVHQWVATYQQTSNRAGKSPPVEPEMENRLERLKQSWQSKSLHGRFYASLQQEEVDRTKSHTYLMQGYLYPQTEGTLMAIQDQVVPTRVYAKHIMKLQVETTKCRLCNIAEETIQHLSSGCSQIAGTKYLARHNDMGKVVHQLICLREELLPHFTPHHLYSPQAVLENDQTKIYWDLTVVTDRGAEHNRPDMVVWNKTKKTAHIIDFSVPLDNNLSKAYGEKITKYNVLARQIRDMWKLKSVTILPLIISANGLVHRKSSAHIEELDLPPNTIAWMQKAVILGTVGIIRQVIYPY encoded by the coding sequence ATGAACTTAAGTCTCATCAATGCATATTACAAAGTTACCGAAGGAGAAACACAGACAAAAAAGTACGCGGAGAAACTGGTGGAACTCTGGACAGAAAACTACCCAGACAAAATATTTACCGGCAAACATTTGGTCGCACAGGTCAAGAACATAAAGACGAGAAAGCTTCTCTCCCCAGACGAACTCGAGATGATAAAGGCGGAATCGATCAGAAAATCACCAGTCAAAGCAATCAACAACATAAGAAGGAGCATCCACCGAAGAAGCCTGAACCTACAACAAGACAGCtcacaacaacaacaaaacagCTCACAACAACAGCAAGAAAGTAACACACAACAGGAAGGAACCAATATACAATCACAGCACGAACGAATCGAAGATGATGAGACAACCCTGGAGATACTCACTATGTTCCAGGCAGCTGACCTTGAATGGAATGGAGTTGAGATAACTAGACGACCCAGAATAACCAAACTGACCAACAGTAAAGATACCACCACAATGATGAAAGCCATTGATGAAGCCCTTGACAGAACATTCAGCAACTCGACTAACTTGGAAGACTTGTGCCACAAGGTATACTGTGCAGCCACCGTAGCCAACATGATCCAACCAACGAAGACGACGAACCCCAAAATAACGCACCAACAACGAAACAACAAGCCCCCATGGGAGGAGAGAATCGAAAAAAAGATCACGAACATCCGACGAGAGATAGGAGTCATACACAGCTACCTGAACACCACGAAACCATCCAAAAAACTTGAGAAGAAAGTACAGAAGTACGCAGATAGGAGAAAACTGAAGAAAAGTGATGACAAATACCACCAACACCTGAAAGTACACATGGAGACCATGAAGCAGAAGATCGCAGCTTTGGGGAGCCGAATGCGAAGATACCATAAGAGAACTCAGAGACACCGGGAAAATAACCTTTTCACGAATAACCAGAAAGAGTTCTTCAGGAGCCTCGATGAACAACAAAAACATCCCGAAGATATCCCTCCGAAACCAACAGAGATGCAAGAGTACTGGTCGAATATATGGTCACGAAGCGAAGTGCACAATAAGGATGCACCGTGGATAAAAACTCTAATCGAAGAACAAACTGATCTAGAAGAAATGGCACCAATAACAATAACTACAGAAGACGTCAATAACACTATCCGCAGAATGAAAAACTGGACCACCCCGGGCGTTGACAACATACATAACTATTGGTGGAAGTCCCTCAAGTCAACACATAAAGTGTTGGCCAGACTTTTTCAAGAGTCGCTGCAAAGTCCGGAGAGCATCCCAAAATATTTCACCCAAGGTGCGACCTGCATGCTTCCCAAAACAGAAAAATTGTCTGACCCCAAGAACTACAGACCAATCACGTGTCTTCCATCAGCGTACAAGATTTTAACATCTACAATAGGTTTCAAAATAGTCACACACTTAAAGAACAACAAACTACTAGCCTGGGAACAGAATGGCTGCAACAAAAACGGCAGAGGAGCTAAGGAACTTCTTGTTATAGACAATGCGATCACGAAACAGGCAAGGAAAAGGTTGAAAAACCTATCCATGGCTTGGATAGACTACCGCAAGGCTTTCGATTCCGTCCCTCACACCTGGCTACTCCAAGTGcttcaaatatataaaatcaaCCCTCGAGCAATCCAACTACTGAAACACCTTATGACCACGTGGCGCACAAAGCTGACAGTTAAACACGAAACCTTGTCCTACCAAACTGGTGAAATCAGGATAGCAAGAGGGATTTTTCAGGGTGACAGCTTCAGTCCCTCATGGTTCTGTGCAGCCATGAACCCCATCAGTAGTATGCTGAACAGATCAGCATACGGTTACGCCATTGATAGTAACACTATCCTTTCACATTTGTTCTACGTGGACGACTTAAAGCTCTTCGCCAGAGGACGAAAACAGTTGGAGGGAGAACTAGAGCTGGTAAGGAAGTTTAGCGGCGATATCGGTATGTCGTTGGGGTTGGAGAAATGTGCAGTTGTGGAAGTCAAGAGAGGAAAGCTGGTTAGACAACAAAACATCAAACTGGGAGATGGTCGGGAAATAAGAAGTTTAGGAGTTGAGGACAGCTACAAATACTTGGGCATCCAACAAACTTATGAAATACGTCAGCAAGAAAATAAACGTGAAACCGAAAGTGAACTCCTCAGAAGAACGCGGAAAATACTCGGGACACAGCTGTCGGCAAAGAACATTATAACGGCAATCAACATGTGGGCCGTACCAGCGTTCACTTATACCGCTGGTGTGCTGTCATGGTCAAAAACAGATTTACAAAGAATTGACCAAAAGATTAGAACAACACTCACCAAACATGGCTTGCTCCACCCTAATTCAGCCGTGGAAAGAATATACCTACCTCGAAGAACGGGCGGACGTGGATTGAGCAGTCTTGAAGATACCTGTCAGAGAGAAGAGAGGAACATTATAGACTATTTTCGCAAGAGAAATAACCCTGTACACCAATGGGTGGCTACTTACCAGCAAACATCCAATAGAGCAGGAAAATCGCCACCGGTAGAACCTGAAATGGAAAATAGGTTAGAAAGGCTAAAACAGAGCTGGCAGTCTAAATCACTTCATGGCAGATTCTATGCCAGCCTGCAACAGGAAGAAGTGGACAGAACAAAATCACATACTTACCTCATGCAAGGCTATTTATACCCACAAACCGAAGGAACATTAATGGCGATTCAAGACCAGGTAGTGCCAACTAGAGTGTACGCGAAACACATAATGAAATTGCAGGTTGAAACAACTAAATGCCGCCTCTGCAACATTGCTGAAGAAACAATTCAGCATCTCTCTTCAGGATGCTCACAAATAGCTGGTACAAAATACCTGGCCCGGCATAACGATATGGGGAAGGTAGTGCACCAACTTATATGTCTCCGAGAAGAACTACTACCGCACTTCACCCCTCACCACTTGTATAGCCCACAGGCGGTACTAGAGAATGACCAAACGAAGATCTACTGGGATCTGACCGTGGTGACTGACAGGGGTGCGGAACACAACAGGCCAGACATGGTGGTGTGGAATAAGACCAAGAAAACCGCACATATCATCGATTTTTCGGTGCCCCTGGATAATAACTTGTCTAAGGCATATGGGGAGAAGATCACCAAATATAACGTCCTCGCTCGTCAGATCAGAGACATGTGGAAGTTGAAGTCGGTCACAATACTTCCCTTGATCATAAGCGCCAATGGGCTGGTCCACCGAAAAAGTTCCGCACATATAGAAGAACTTGACCTGCCTCCAAACACCATAGCATGGATGCAGAAGGCCGTAATACTGGGAACGGTTGGCATAATCCGACAGGTTATATATCCTTATTAG
- the LOC123318291 gene encoding uncharacterized protein LOC123318291, translated as MSGWHTSLVLRSEAGVLKTADIEIKRGLFQGDTLSPLWFCLALNPLSALINNQKYGYILDRIKKIKITHQLYIDDLKLYASNDEELAKQIQIVATFSEAIRMQMGLDKCARLTVKRGKISESDSSFLDQDAIQTLDKDETYKYLGIQQALEIKNAEMKEAFTKKLLWRVGQLLRSKLNSRSLFLALNTWAMPIMTYTFGVLTWSTTELQALDTKIRTILTKYGVHHPHSSVARLYLQRHLGGRGLVNLETAHNKTVIRLREYFMQQNSPYFRTLRAIDVGCSPLRLSDSGFAPPVRTQQSFREVWKAKALHGRYPNNLENNNVNKAESLTHMKAGYLCPETEGRLLAIQDQVVPTRSYLKNIAGQHLTTDLCRKCGQGREHIQHVTSGCSILAPREYTDRHNQMAKIYHQAIALKYNLLKVKKKNHLYSPEGVLENESYKLYWDTTIVTERPVANNRPDIVLFKKESKICYIIDITVPSDDNISRAYTEKISKYYDLSFNLKEMYQFKQVTVVPLVISVNGLVEEHLSVNTMLLELDGYVISSAQKEVILGTTRIVRRFLHCS; from the coding sequence ATGAGCGGATGGCACACTTCGCTTGTGCTGAGATCTGAAGCGGGTGTGCTGAAGACGGCTGACATCGAAATCAAACGGGGACTGTTTCAGGGGGATACACTGAGTCCTCTATGGTTCTGCTTGGCATTGAACCCCCTAAGTGCACTGATTAACAACCAAAAATACGGATATATTCTagatagaattaaaaaaattaaaataacccATCAGCTTTATATCGATGACCTTAAGTTATATGCATCTAATGATGAAGAACTGGCAAAACAAATACAGATCGTAGCTACATTCAGTGAGGCCATAAGAATGCAAATGGGTCTAGATAAATGCGCAAGGCTTACTGTGAAAAGGGGAAAAATCAGTGAGAGTGATTCTAGCTTCCTTGATCAGGACGCCATTCAGACACTGGACAAAGATGAGACATATAAATATTTGGGCATACAACAGGCCTTAGAAATTAAGAATGCTGAAATGAAAGAAGCCTTTACCAAAAAACTATTGTGGCGTGTGGGTCAGTTGCTTAGGTCCAAACTCAATTCAAGATCACTGTTTCTGGCTTTGAATACGTGGGCTATGCCGATAATGACATACACTTTCGGAGTACTCACCTGGTCGACTACGGAGTTGCAAGCCTTGGATACAAAAATTCGAACCATCTTGACGAAATACGGTGTACATCACCCACACTCCTCCGTGGCTAGACTCTATCTCCAAAGACACCTGGGCGGAAGAGGATTGGTTAATTTAGAAACAGCTCACAATAAGACCGTAATAAGATTGAGGGAATATTTTATGCAGCAGAACTCACCTTACTTCAGGACCCTTCGGGCGATCGATGTGGGATGCTCTCCGTTGCGGCTCTCGGACTCAGGATTCGCTCCGCCGGTCCGCACTCAGCAAAGTTTTCGGGAAGTATGGAAGGCTAAAGCTCTGCATGGTAGATACCCCAACAATCTAGAAAACAATAACGTTAATAAGGCAGAATCATTGACTCACATGAAAGCGGGCTATCTCTGTCCTGAGACCGAAGGCAGGTTGCTCGCAATACAGGATCAGGTGGTTCCAACCAGATCCTACCTTAAAAACATTGCAGGACAACACCTGACCACTGATTTGTGTCGGAAATGCGGGCAGGGACGAGAGCATATTCAGCACGTGACATCTGGGTGCTCCATCCTTGCGCCTAGAGAATATACCGACAGGCACAACCAAATGGCGAAAATTTATCACCAGGCCATTGCGCTGAAATACAATCTCCTCAAagtcaagaaaaaaaatcatctctACTCACCTGAGGGTGTCCTCGAGAACGAATCCTATAAATTATATTGGGATACCACGATAGTGACCGAAAGACCAGTGGCGAACAACCGACCGGATATCGTTCTGTTCAAAAAAGAAAGCAAAATTTGTTATATTATAGACATCACAGTGCCATCGGATGATAATATCTCTAGGGCGTACACGGAAAAAATTAGTAAATACTATGACTTGTCATTCAACTTAAAAGAAATGTACCAGTTTAAGCAAGTAACCGTTGTTCCACTGGTAATCTCGGTAAACGGGCTTGTTGAAGAACATCTTTCCGTGAACACAATGCTGCTGGAGCTGGATGGCTATGTTATTTCGAGTGCTCAGAAAGAGGTGATATTGGGAACAACACGCATTGTCCGACGATTTCTCCATTGCTCGTGA